A genomic window from Candidatus Obscuribacter sp. includes:
- a CDS encoding thioredoxin domain-containing protein: MTFRSGAKSIKSAGLLILSLVLSQSQAIAEGGGSLVHWRSFDDSIFAEAKRDNKLVLLDLEAVWCHWCHVMDEKTYADRSIADILASKYICIKVDQDAQPDLSNKYEEYGWPATIIFDGDGREIAKRSGYINPEKMKNLLTAVIKDPTPEPDDSAKVATVDNVLTSKDKLADIADGKLPERLKQELIDKHLAGYDSKYGGWGTYQKFLDSDSVEYSLLLGNGGDKAALARAKKSLDGELNLLDPAFGGLYQYSTDGDWQHPHYEKIMQTQADGLRAYALAYSVYNDKRYLSAAKSIAAYLQDYLTAPDGAFYTSQDADLVKGQHSEDYFALTAQKRLKLGLPRIDKHNYSRENGWAITALAALYGASGESEYLKQAKRACDWVVANRSISGGGFSHDARNFSGPYLGDTLSMGRAFVALYQATADRRYLLQARACADFIDKHFRADSGFVTSDATASRVVKPVALLDENIILCRFANQLNQLTGEAKYRAMSDHALAYLATPAAAYKRKILVAGILLANREANTVPLHITVVGAKSDPQAQLLFACALKLPQVYKRIEWYDPSEGPMPNPDTELPAMPRACAFVCSDGRCSSPSYDGEALKKASQL, from the coding sequence ATGACTTTTAGATCTGGCGCAAAAAGTATTAAATCTGCTGGGCTTTTGATTTTATCTCTAGTCCTTTCTCAAAGTCAGGCAATCGCTGAGGGCGGTGGCTCTCTGGTGCACTGGCGTAGCTTTGACGACTCTATCTTTGCCGAGGCCAAGCGTGACAATAAGTTGGTCTTGCTTGACCTTGAGGCAGTCTGGTGCCACTGGTGTCATGTCATGGACGAGAAGACTTATGCCGATCGTTCTATTGCAGACATACTGGCCAGCAAATACATCTGTATTAAGGTAGACCAGGACGCCCAGCCCGATCTCTCTAACAAGTACGAGGAATACGGCTGGCCCGCTACTATCATTTTTGATGGCGATGGGCGCGAAATAGCCAAGCGTTCAGGCTATATCAATCCTGAAAAAATGAAAAACTTGCTTACTGCCGTAATCAAAGATCCCACACCTGAGCCTGATGATAGTGCCAAAGTCGCTACTGTGGATAATGTGCTAACCAGCAAGGACAAGCTTGCCGATATAGCCGATGGCAAGTTACCAGAGCGCCTCAAGCAGGAGCTTATTGATAAGCACCTGGCTGGTTATGACTCTAAATATGGTGGCTGGGGTACTTATCAAAAATTTTTAGATAGCGATAGTGTTGAATACAGTCTGCTCTTAGGCAATGGTGGAGATAAAGCGGCGCTAGCTCGAGCCAAAAAGAGTCTGGACGGCGAGCTTAACTTACTCGATCCGGCCTTTGGTGGACTTTATCAATACAGTACAGATGGCGACTGGCAACACCCGCACTACGAAAAAATCATGCAGACCCAGGCCGATGGTTTGAGGGCTTACGCTCTTGCCTACAGTGTCTATAACGATAAACGCTATCTCAGTGCTGCTAAATCTATCGCTGCCTACTTGCAAGACTATCTCACTGCTCCAGATGGAGCCTTTTACACCAGCCAGGATGCCGACCTGGTTAAGGGGCAGCACTCAGAGGACTATTTTGCTCTGACCGCCCAAAAGCGCCTTAAGCTCGGCCTGCCGCGCATAGACAAGCATAACTACAGCCGCGAAAACGGCTGGGCAATAACGGCTCTGGCTGCTCTGTACGGAGCCAGTGGTGAAAGCGAGTATCTCAAACAGGCTAAAAGAGCTTGCGACTGGGTTGTTGCTAATCGGTCAATATCGGGTGGTGGCTTCAGTCACGATGCTCGCAATTTTTCCGGTCCTTATTTGGGCGATACCTTGTCTATGGGGCGGGCTTTTGTTGCACTTTATCAGGCTACTGCTGACCGACGTTATTTGCTTCAAGCCAGAGCCTGTGCCGACTTTATCGACAAGCACTTCAGGGCTGACTCTGGCTTTGTCACATCAGATGCCACTGCCAGTAGGGTCGTAAAGCCGGTCGCCCTATTGGACGAAAACATTATCCTGTGTCGCTTTGCTAATCAGCTCAATCAGCTCACTGGTGAAGCTAAGTACCGCGCTATGAGTGATCATGCCCTGGCCTATCTAGCCACACCGGCGGCTGCTTATAAGCGCAAAATACTAGTGGCCGGTATACTGCTCGCTAATAGAGAAGCAAACACTGTGCCATTGCATATTACTGTTGTAGGCGCCAAATCTGATCCACAGGCACAATTGCTTTTTGCCTGCGCTCTCAAATTGCCTCAGGTCTATAAGCGCATTGAATGGTACGATCCCTCCGAAGGTCCCATGCCCAATCCCGATACAGAGCTGCCTGCCATGCCCCGAGCCTGTGCCTTCGTTTGCAGTGATGGACGCTGTTCATCGCCCAGCTACGACGGCGAAGCCTTGAAAAAAGCCAGTCAGTTATAA
- a CDS encoding DUF547 domain-containing protein, translating into MSWLKNKIAISLLLSTFASAHMTQALAGQVGKPSTSPASAAAGSDSTAQKGKSVDKKIVRHFDQDYKAYARELSQYVEFGNVHYNKWKAHQIGLDKFLKAIEHLDPKEYETFSRDEKLAFWLNTYNALTIKTVLDYYPIHGTLSQYPPDSFRQIPNDWESVQFKVMGSGITLYAIEHEKIRRDLADPRTHFAEVCASRSCAQITKEPFIGAKLQTQLDDATRRFMADSDNILIDPAKDTFMASKIFSWFTLDFAPRGALKPVSGNAFAPPQDEDIIADYVTPFLSDSQKKALAQVRQAKPMHFDYLPYDWALNDADNAGITKN; encoded by the coding sequence ATGAGTTGGCTCAAAAATAAAATAGCAATCTCTCTTTTGCTCAGCACTTTTGCCTCTGCGCACATGACGCAAGCGCTGGCCGGTCAGGTCGGCAAGCCTTCCACCAGCCCAGCAAGTGCAGCAGCCGGGAGTGATAGTACTGCCCAAAAAGGCAAGAGCGTAGACAAAAAAATTGTGCGCCATTTTGATCAAGACTATAAGGCCTATGCTCGTGAACTCAGTCAATATGTGGAGTTTGGCAATGTCCACTACAATAAATGGAAAGCCCATCAAATTGGTCTAGATAAGTTTCTCAAAGCGATAGAGCATCTCGATCCTAAGGAGTATGAGACTTTTAGTCGTGACGAAAAGTTGGCATTCTGGCTCAACACTTATAACGCTTTGACGATTAAAACAGTGTTGGACTATTATCCGATACATGGCACTTTGAGCCAGTATCCGCCCGATAGCTTCCGCCAAATTCCCAATGATTGGGAGTCGGTGCAGTTTAAGGTAATGGGCTCTGGTATTACGCTCTATGCTATTGAGCACGAAAAAATCAGACGTGATCTAGCCGATCCACGCACCCACTTTGCTGAGGTCTGCGCCTCACGTAGCTGCGCTCAAATCACAAAAGAGCCTTTTATTGGAGCAAAACTGCAAACTCAACTCGATGATGCCACCAGGCGGTTTATGGCAGACAGTGACAATATATTGATAGATCCAGCCAAAGATACTTTTATGGCTTCCAAAATATTTTCCTGGTTTACTCTCGATTTTGCCCCGCGTGGTGCCCTCAAGCCAGTCAGTGGCAATGCTTTTGCTCCGCCTCAAGACGAAGACATCATCGCTGACTATGTAACGCCCTTTTTGAGCGATAGCCAAAAAAAGGCGCTGGCCCAGGTGCGACAGGCCAAGCCAATGCACTTTGACTATTTGCCTTATGACTGGGCGCTAAACGATGCCGATAACGCCGGCATCACTAAAAATTAG